Proteins encoded within one genomic window of Granulicella pectinivorans:
- a CDS encoding NCS1 family nucleobase:cation symporter-1, which produces MRLLIDGQPDTSLYNEDLAPTTPAARTWSTYNYIALWFSMSMEVTTFMLASSLIAGGMNWKQAVGTILLGNLIVLIPMVLNAHAGAKYGIPFPVFVRASFGTRGANIPAILRAIVACGWFGIQSWIGGESIAAIIRVIWPSTMDNPAVVWISFLGFWALNMVVIWCGLQSIRFLQSISAPFLLVMSLLLLGFMTHKAGGLGPLLDMPSHFTSKGAGIHFFFLALTGMVGNWATLSLNIPDFTRFAKSQESQIVGQGFGLPVAMTLYSFIGIACTSASVVVFGEAIWNPVTLLGRFHQPLFAFLALISILIATLNVNIGANVVGPSNDFSNLSPRFISFRTGGLITGVLGLLVQPWKLMASHTNYIGWLVSYSGLLGPVAGIMVTDYFFLRKTKLNLEGLYQTDGIYRYSSGFNMRAIAALLAGVFAVFIGLVVPELRPLYDYAWFVGCFVSAALYLLLMRSLAEPTVSEPIGVTE; this is translated from the coding sequence TTGCGTTTGCTGATTGACGGCCAGCCCGATACCAGCCTCTACAACGAGGACCTGGCGCCTACCACGCCCGCGGCGCGCACCTGGAGCACCTACAACTACATTGCGTTGTGGTTTTCGATGTCAATGGAGGTGACGACCTTCATGCTGGCTTCGTCGCTGATCGCGGGCGGGATGAACTGGAAGCAGGCGGTGGGCACGATCCTACTTGGCAACCTCATCGTGCTGATCCCGATGGTGCTGAACGCGCACGCGGGTGCGAAGTATGGGATTCCGTTTCCGGTGTTTGTGCGCGCCAGCTTCGGGACGCGCGGCGCGAATATTCCGGCGATTCTGCGAGCGATTGTGGCGTGTGGCTGGTTCGGGATTCAGTCCTGGATCGGGGGCGAATCAATCGCTGCGATCATACGGGTGATATGGCCATCCACCATGGATAACCCTGCCGTGGTTTGGATCTCGTTTCTTGGATTCTGGGCGTTGAACATGGTGGTGATCTGGTGCGGGTTGCAGTCGATCCGGTTTCTGCAAAGCATCTCCGCCCCCTTCCTGCTGGTGATGTCGCTTTTACTGCTTGGCTTTATGACGCATAAGGCAGGTGGACTTGGGCCCCTGCTGGATATGCCGAGTCACTTCACATCGAAAGGTGCGGGCATTCACTTCTTCTTCCTGGCGCTGACGGGGATGGTGGGGAACTGGGCTACGCTTTCGCTGAACATTCCAGACTTTACGCGGTTTGCGAAGTCGCAGGAGTCCCAGATTGTCGGGCAGGGTTTTGGACTTCCGGTTGCGATGACGCTTTATAGCTTTATCGGGATCGCGTGTACGTCTGCTTCGGTCGTGGTGTTTGGCGAGGCTATCTGGAATCCGGTGACGCTGCTTGGACGGTTCCATCAGCCGTTGTTTGCGTTTCTCGCTTTGATCAGCATCCTGATTGCGACGTTGAATGTGAACATTGGAGCGAATGTCGTTGGGCCATCGAATGACTTCTCAAATTTGTCTCCGCGCTTCATCAGCTTTCGCACGGGGGGGCTCATCACGGGAGTGTTGGGTCTTCTGGTGCAGCCTTGGAAGCTGATGGCAAGTCACACCAACTATATTGGCTGGTTGGTGAGCTATTCCGGATTGCTTGGTCCTGTCGCCGGCATTATGGTGACGGACTACTTTTTCCTGCGCAAGACGAAGCTCAATCTTGAGGGCTTATACCAGACCGATGGAATCTACCGCTACAGCTCGGGATTCAATATGAGGGCGATTGCAGCGTTGCTTGCTGGAGTCTTCGCGGTTTTCATCGGTCTTGTGGTTCCGGAGTTGCGACCGCTCTATGACTATGCGTGGTTTGTGGGATGTTTTGTCTCCGCCGCGCTCTACTTGCTGTTGATGCGGTCGCTTGCGGAGCCGACCGTGTCTGAACCGATTGGAGTGACCGAATGA
- a CDS encoding LacI family DNA-binding transcriptional regulator, with translation MSAPKLADIAKRAGVSIAAVSIALNNRDTKRVSAAKREEIQRIAAEMSYAPNELAKALAERRTRLLGLMVPLRDPIFFNHFVAQALSGIQSTLMRRGYNLLVYSPSGRPGRTTRDQILESKFTDGLIFINTRSCLPRDIAQTIQELDAAQIKFSMINSYYGRTPANYVGVDDAAIGEAAVRYLAEQKHRRIAFLSSSEKLPTHVHLLQGLRHGMAAHGLELPADRIGCTDYVESQAFAILDRWFENKRQRPTAIFCADDQLLMFFYDYIEARGMRIPDDVAVLGRGNAGLMSLLRPRPTAFYIPTFEMGALAAEMLIDSIEKPTETRQRILLPFKFEPGQTA, from the coding sequence ATGTCGGCACCGAAGCTGGCGGACATTGCCAAGCGCGCCGGGGTTTCGATTGCAGCCGTTTCGATTGCGTTGAACAATCGGGACACGAAACGTGTGAGCGCGGCGAAGCGAGAAGAGATCCAGAGGATCGCGGCGGAGATGAGTTACGCCCCCAACGAGCTAGCGAAGGCGCTCGCGGAGAGGCGGACCCGTCTTCTGGGGCTGATGGTGCCTTTGCGCGACCCCATCTTCTTCAATCACTTCGTGGCGCAGGCGCTGAGCGGCATTCAGTCCACCTTGATGCGCCGGGGGTACAACCTGCTTGTCTACTCTCCTTCCGGAAGGCCCGGGCGGACGACGCGCGATCAGATTCTCGAGAGCAAGTTTACAGACGGACTTATTTTTATCAATACGCGCTCGTGCCTTCCGCGCGATATCGCGCAGACCATCCAGGAACTGGATGCCGCGCAGATCAAGTTCAGCATGATCAATTCCTACTATGGGCGCACTCCGGCGAACTATGTCGGTGTGGACGATGCGGCCATTGGGGAAGCCGCGGTGCGTTATCTGGCTGAACAGAAGCACCGCCGGATCGCGTTTCTGAGCAGTTCCGAGAAGCTGCCAACCCATGTCCATCTTCTGCAAGGCTTGCGGCATGGCATGGCAGCCCACGGGTTGGAACTGCCTGCCGATCGCATCGGCTGCACGGACTATGTGGAGTCGCAGGCGTTCGCGATCCTGGACCGCTGGTTTGAGAATAAGAGGCAGCGTCCGACGGCGATCTTCTGCGCTGACGACCAGTTGCTGATGTTTTTCTATGATTACATCGAGGCTCGCGGCATGCGGATTCCCGACGATGTTGCGGTGCTTGGGCGAGGGAATGCCGGCCTGATGTCACTTTTGCGCCCGCGACCGACGGCGTTCTATATTCCGACCTTCGAGATGGGGGCACTGGCGGCGGAGATGCTGATCGATTCCATTGAAAAGCCGACCGAGACAAGACAGCGAATCTTGCTGCCGTTCAAGTTCGAGCCGGGACAGACGGCGTAA
- a CDS encoding MFS transporter: protein MPRPIPVLPATPLPAVVAVESEHTRRPIRWVYASLLLLASVINYVDRQTLSVLAVTIQKDMGLSDVRYGTVVQCFLLTYMVMYVVSGRLVDRFGAKWPQGIFLFCWSIANALTGMATGFASLAACRAALGAAEPGNYTASLRAVGDWFSAKQRAVAVGLYSMGGTLGAAIAVPVTATLTMRYGWRSAFVVTGAMGAVIALIWLVVYRDPKDAVPAERVPAAPWSVVLRQPYIFEMLGTRMMTDSVWFFFLFWASKYMQESHGLSLKEIGTTLWVLYVGADIGSFAGGWLSSFMVPQRGTVGARFAVMMPAAACMLSLSVVPSLSGAGMAIALLTLLALCHMAWMTNVTTLALDLFPKAMATTVQGMIGAASAAGGLISAGLIARTIHAYGYRPAFLVMALMHPIAAIILYIRLRPAVGRAGLVLGESQGL, encoded by the coding sequence GTGCCACGTCCGATCCCGGTGCTCCCAGCCACGCCTCTGCCTGCAGTTGTCGCGGTGGAGAGCGAGCATACACGGCGGCCTATCCGGTGGGTGTATGCGTCGCTTCTGCTGCTGGCTTCAGTCATTAATTACGTCGACCGGCAGACGCTTTCCGTCCTCGCTGTAACCATCCAGAAGGATATGGGGCTGAGCGATGTCCGGTACGGGACTGTGGTGCAGTGCTTTCTGTTGACGTATATGGTGATGTACGTCGTATCAGGGCGACTGGTCGACCGATTCGGTGCGAAGTGGCCCCAAGGGATCTTCCTGTTTTGCTGGTCGATTGCGAATGCGTTGACTGGGATGGCAACGGGCTTCGCCTCGCTGGCCGCGTGCCGTGCGGCGCTTGGTGCGGCAGAGCCAGGAAACTATACGGCATCGCTGCGAGCGGTCGGCGATTGGTTTTCTGCCAAGCAGCGTGCTGTGGCGGTGGGACTCTACAGCATGGGGGGGACGCTGGGCGCGGCCATAGCGGTTCCTGTGACGGCTACGCTGACGATGCGCTATGGCTGGCGGAGCGCTTTTGTCGTTACGGGCGCCATGGGCGCGGTGATCGCTCTTATCTGGTTGGTGGTCTATCGCGATCCGAAGGATGCCGTCCCTGCGGAGAGAGTTCCTGCAGCACCATGGAGCGTTGTGTTGCGGCAACCTTACATCTTCGAGATGCTGGGCACGCGCATGATGACGGATTCGGTGTGGTTTTTCTTCCTCTTCTGGGCCTCGAAGTACATGCAGGAGAGCCATGGGCTGAGCTTGAAAGAGATCGGCACCACGCTTTGGGTTCTGTATGTTGGTGCCGATATCGGATCGTTTGCCGGTGGGTGGCTTTCGAGCTTTATGGTGCCTCAGAGGGGAACCGTGGGTGCACGTTTCGCTGTGATGATGCCCGCGGCTGCATGCATGTTGAGCCTCTCGGTGGTGCCTTCGCTGAGCGGCGCGGGGATGGCGATTGCTCTGCTGACGCTGCTTGCTCTCTGCCATATGGCATGGATGACCAACGTGACTACTTTGGCCCTCGACCTGTTTCCGAAGGCGATGGCAACTACCGTGCAGGGGATGATTGGCGCTGCCAGCGCTGCGGGTGGATTGATCTCAGCAGGGCTGATTGCGCGGACGATTCACGCATATGGCTATCGCCCTGCATTTCTTGTGATGGCGTTGATGCATCCTATTGCCGCCATCATTCTGTACATTCGCCTGCGTCCGGCGGTAGGGCGCGCAGGCCTGGTTTTAGGAGAGAGTCAAGGGCTATGA